A stretch of the Poseidonibacter parvus genome encodes the following:
- a CDS encoding ribonuclease J, with amino-acid sequence MEEIKQEETIVNTQAAKETTENNPVEQKQTKKEDNKPSNEGQKTPQKRKPNHNNNNRRPKAKLPTEMTGDGWMNDLKKAHLVNEKIQKDRLNPHYKLNLNTSAKMRITPLGGLGEIGGNMMIIETEKSAIIVDVGMNFPDETMHGVDILIPDFTYLREIKHKIEAVIITHGHEDHIGAMPYLFKEMQFPVYGTSLPLEMIGSKFDEHKMREFRKFFRCIEKRKPIKIGEFEVEWMHVTHSIIDSSAIAVTTEAGTMIHTGDFKIDHTPVDGYPTDLHRLAYYGEKGVLLLTSDSTNSHSPGFTKTEKTVGPTFDRIFADAKGRVIMSTFSSNIHRVAQAIERGIKANRKVCVIGRSMEKNLDLAMGLGYVKFPKDSFIDAHEVNKYKDEEVLIVTTGSQGEPMSALFRMAIHEHRHIKIKPSDQIVLSAKAIPGNEASVSGILNNLLKAGAKVAYQDYADIHVSGHAAQEEQKLMLRLVKPKFFMPVHGEYNHALKHGKTGIDCGILERNLYIMNAGEQIEVTPKYMKKVKTVKSGKVYIDNQLNHKISDDIVMDRQTMANEGVVMIVAQINENDRTLADRAKVTSFGLVPDKQDKFFAKEIEDLLATFLANVKPGIFKNTRMIEDEIRKAVRKHCIRKYKKYPMIVPTIFVQ; translated from the coding sequence ATGGAAGAAATTAAACAAGAAGAAACAATTGTTAACACGCAGGCTGCTAAAGAAACTACTGAAAACAATCCAGTAGAACAAAAGCAAACAAAAAAAGAAGATAATAAGCCTTCAAATGAAGGTCAAAAAACTCCTCAAAAAAGAAAACCAAACCACAATAACAATAATAGAAGACCAAAAGCAAAACTACCAACTGAAATGACAGGTGATGGTTGGATGAATGATCTTAAAAAAGCACACTTAGTAAATGAAAAGATTCAAAAAGATAGGTTAAATCCTCATTATAAATTGAACTTAAACACATCTGCAAAAATGAGAATTACTCCTCTTGGTGGATTAGGTGAAATTGGTGGAAATATGATGATTATTGAGACTGAAAAGTCTGCAATTATTGTTGATGTTGGTATGAATTTCCCTGATGAAACTATGCATGGTGTTGATATTTTAATTCCTGATTTTACTTATTTAAGAGAAATTAAACACAAAATTGAAGCTGTTATTATTACACATGGACATGAAGATCATATTGGTGCAATGCCATATTTATTCAAAGAGATGCAATTCCCAGTTTATGGTACATCATTACCATTAGAAATGATTGGTTCAAAATTTGATGAACATAAAATGAGAGAATTTAGAAAATTCTTTAGATGTATTGAAAAAAGAAAACCAATTAAAATTGGTGAATTTGAAGTAGAGTGGATGCATGTTACTCACTCAATTATTGATTCATCTGCAATTGCGGTTACAACTGAAGCTGGAACTATGATTCACACAGGTGATTTTAAAATTGACCATACTCCTGTTGATGGATATCCAACAGATTTACACAGACTTGCATATTATGGAGAGAAGGGTGTTTTACTATTAACATCTGATTCAACAAACTCTCACTCACCAGGATTTACAAAAACTGAAAAAACAGTAGGGCCTACATTTGACAGAATTTTTGCTGATGCAAAAGGTAGAGTTATTATGTCTACATTCTCTTCAAATATTCATAGAGTTGCACAAGCTATTGAAAGAGGAATTAAAGCAAATAGAAAAGTTTGTGTAATTGGTAGATCAATGGAGAAAAACTTAGACTTAGCAATGGGTCTTGGATATGTTAAATTCCCAAAAGATTCTTTTATAGATGCACATGAAGTGAATAAATATAAAGATGAAGAAGTACTAATTGTAACTACAGGTAGTCAGGGTGAACCAATGTCAGCATTATTTAGAATGGCTATTCATGAACATAGACATATTAAAATCAAGCCAAGTGATCAAATTGTATTATCTGCTAAAGCAATTCCTGGAAATGAAGCTAGTGTATCTGGAATTTTAAATAATTTATTAAAAGCTGGAGCTAAAGTAGCATACCAAGATTACGCAGATATTCACGTATCAGGACACGCAGCTCAAGAAGAGCAAAAATTAATGTTAAGATTAGTTAAACCTAAATTCTTTATGCCTGTTCATGGTGAATATAATCATGCATTAAAGCATGGTAAAACAGGGATTGACTGTGGTATTTTAGAAAGAAATCTTTATATTATGAATGCTGGTGAGCAAATTGAAGTAACTCCTAAGTATATGAAAAAAGTTAAAACTGTTAAATCAGGAAAAGTGTATATTGATAATCAATTAAATCACAAAATTTCTGATGATATTGTTATGGATAGACAAACAATGGCAAACGAGGGTGTTGTTATGATTGTTGCACAAATCAATGAAAATGATAGAACATTAGCCGATAGAGCAAAAGTTACTTCATTTGGATTAGTTCCTGATAAACAAGATAAATTTTTTGCAAAAGAAATTGAAGATTTATTAGCTACATTCCTAGCAAATGTTAAACCAGGTATTTTCAAAAACACTAGAATGATAGAAGATGAAATTAGAAAAGCCGTTAGAAAACATTGTATTAGAAAATATAAAAAATACCCAATGATTGTACCTACTATATTTGTACAATAA
- the rsmA gene encoding 16S rRNA (adenine(1518)-N(6)/adenine(1519)-N(6))-dimethyltransferase RsmA: MENIKAKKKYGQNFLKDTMVLDRIIQSMPNNNNYVVEIGPGLGDLTKNIVKYKEMTAYEVDTDLISILESKFAIELEENKLKLIHTDVLEAWDAQGTLHDGKYDLIANLPYYIATNIILRAFEDKNCESIIVMIQKEVALKFSAKPKDKEFSSLGVIADMVSLESRILFDVPPESFDPPPKVMSSILYIRKDMSKTIDKDFNKFLKACFVQPRKKLSKNLSSLVDKKLISQYYEELGINDNIRPHEISSSLYSQLYTKVKNGRN; this comes from the coding sequence ATGGAAAATATAAAAGCAAAAAAGAAATACGGACAAAACTTTTTAAAAGATACTATGGTTTTGGATAGAATCATCCAATCGATGCCCAACAACAATAACTATGTCGTGGAAATTGGGCCTGGATTAGGTGATTTGACTAAAAATATAGTCAAGTACAAAGAGATGACTGCTTATGAAGTAGATACTGATTTAATTAGTATTTTAGAGTCCAAATTTGCAATAGAATTAGAAGAGAATAAACTAAAACTGATCCACACTGATGTTTTAGAAGCTTGGGATGCCCAAGGAACTCTACATGATGGTAAATATGATTTAATAGCAAATTTACCATATTATATTGCAACAAATATTATATTAAGAGCATTTGAAGACAAAAACTGTGAGAGTATCATTGTAATGATTCAAAAAGAAGTAGCTTTAAAATTCTCGGCGAAGCCTAAGGATAAAGAGTTCTCTTCATTAGGAGTAATTGCGGATATGGTATCACTTGAATCAAGAATACTATTTGACGTTCCTCCTGAATCATTTGATCCTCCACCAAAAGTTATGTCTTCTATTCTTTATATTAGAAAAGATATGAGTAAAACTATTGATAAAGATTTTAATAAATTTTTGAAAGCTTGCTTCGTGCAGCCTAGAAAAAAATTATCAAAAAATCTTTCTTCGCTTGTTGATAAAAAATTAATATCTCAATATTATGAAGAACTTGGAATTAATGATAATATAAGACCTCATGAAATCAGTTCATCTTTGTATAGCCAATTGTATACAAAGGTAAAAAATGGAAGAAATTAA
- the hisF gene encoding imidazole glycerol phosphate synthase subunit HisF, translated as MSSFAKRIIPCLDVDNGRVVKGINFVGLRDAGDPVEVAKRYNNEGADEITFLDITASHENRGTIVDIVKEVAKEVFIPLTVGGGIRKLEDIYKLLNVGCDKVSINSSAVTNPDLINESAKRFGSQCIVTAIDVKKVEDGSYHVFVKGGREDTGLDAVAWAKEVYDRGAGEILLTSMDTDGAKTGFELNITEKISSMIDIPVIASGGAGTMEHMKEAFEHGASAALAASIFHFKEIDIMDLKRYLRDNNIPVRI; from the coding sequence TTGAGTAGTTTTGCAAAAAGAATTATACCTTGTTTAGATGTGGATAACGGACGAGTGGTTAAGGGAATTAACTTTGTTGGACTTCGTGATGCAGGTGATCCTGTAGAAGTTGCAAAAAGATATAATAATGAAGGTGCAGATGAAATAACTTTTTTAGATATTACTGCAAGTCATGAAAATCGAGGGACAATTGTAGATATTGTGAAAGAAGTTGCAAAAGAAGTTTTTATTCCTCTTACTGTTGGTGGAGGTATAAGAAAACTTGAAGATATTTACAAGCTACTAAATGTTGGTTGTGACAAGGTTTCTATTAATTCATCTGCTGTAACAAACCCTGATTTAATTAATGAAAGTGCAAAACGATTTGGTAGCCAGTGTATAGTAACCGCTATTGATGTAAAAAAAGTAGAAGATGGTTCCTATCATGTTTTTGTAAAAGGTGGACGAGAAGATACAGGACTTGACGCTGTAGCATGGGCAAAAGAAGTATATGATAGAGGTGCTGGAGAAATTCTACTTACTTCTATGGATACTGATGGTGCTAAAACTGGATTTGAGTTAAATATTACTGAAAAAATTTCTTCAATGATTGATATTCCTGTTATTGCATCTGGTGGTGCTGGGACTATGGAACACATGAAAGAAGCTTTTGAACATGGAGCAAGTGCAGCCTTAGCTGCATCAATTTTCCATTTTAAAGAAATTGATATTATGGATTTAAAAAGATATCTAAGAGATAATAATATACCAGTAAGGATATAA
- a CDS encoding SIMPL domain-containing protein, with protein sequence MKVKFLFLIALLLPISLLSYEISFNKKFSKSVAPDVLVASVNISIENESEGFIASHIEKFTKYIDRNKTVQKSHGNVTISPKYKYFKNTQKFIGYHGNLRYTIKGESAKNINSFIDDLIALESKYDKDNVKLRISKLSWTVSNKLYESNQDTLRIDAFKWIEVYANSLKNEISKECEVKNININQSSPQVFRARTAQSLTEKRISNIAPISTNVEIKIEPNFVLECK encoded by the coding sequence ATGAAAGTTAAGTTTTTATTTTTAATTGCCCTACTTCTACCTATTTCACTATTGTCATATGAAATTAGTTTTAATAAGAAATTTTCAAAATCTGTTGCTCCTGATGTTTTAGTTGCAAGTGTAAATATTAGTATTGAAAATGAATCTGAAGGCTTTATAGCTTCACATATAGAAAAGTTTACTAAGTATATTGATAGAAATAAAACAGTTCAAAAAAGCCATGGAAATGTAACTATAAGTCCAAAATATAAATATTTTAAGAATACTCAAAAGTTTATTGGTTACCACGGAAATTTAAGATATACAATAAAAGGTGAAAGTGCAAAAAATATAAACTCTTTTATTGATGATTTAATAGCTTTAGAATCAAAGTACGATAAAGATAACGTTAAACTTAGAATTTCAAAGCTTTCATGGACTGTTAGTAATAAACTTTATGAAAGTAATCAAGATACATTAAGAATTGATGCTTTTAAATGGATTGAAGTATATGCAAACTCTTTAAAAAATGAAATATCTAAAGAATGTGAAGTAAAAAATATTAATATTAACCAATCAAGTCCACAAGTTTTTAGAGCAAGAACTGCACAATCTCTTACAGAAAAACGAATATCAAATATTGCACCTATTAGTACAAATGTAGAAATTAAAATTGAACCAAATTTTGTTTTGGAGTGTAAATGA
- a CDS encoding purine-nucleoside phosphorylase, giving the protein MIICAGRNETFKFANAMGVGLIESAINLTKKCLEDKPEFIIFVGSAGSYGEHEIFDIVESKSASNIELSFLSNDSYTPLDKIAQSKNEMLRDDTIVNSSNYISTNEELCKKYNEYGVGIENMEFFSLVQVANEFNIPIAGVFIITNYTNENAHKDFIKNHKIAMEKLSEYLLNKNIIK; this is encoded by the coding sequence ATGATAATTTGCGCAGGAAGAAATGAAACTTTTAAATTTGCTAATGCAATGGGTGTTGGCTTGATTGAATCGGCAATTAATTTAACTAAAAAATGCCTAGAAGATAAACCTGAATTTATAATTTTTGTAGGAAGTGCAGGTTCTTATGGAGAGCATGAGATATTTGATATTGTTGAATCAAAAAGTGCTTCAAATATTGAATTATCTTTTCTTTCAAATGATTCATATACACCTTTAGATAAAATTGCCCAGTCAAAAAATGAAATGCTAAGAGATGACACAATTGTTAATTCATCAAATTATATTTCAACAAATGAAGAATTATGTAAGAAATACAATGAATATGGTGTAGGAATTGAGAATATGGAGTTTTTTTCTCTTGTTCAAGTAGCAAATGAATTTAATATTCCAATTGCAGGCGTATTTATAATAACAAATTATACAAATGAAAATGCACATAAAGATTTTATAAAAAACCATAAAATTGCGATGGAAAAATTAAGTGAATATTTGCTTAATAAGAACATCATAAAATAA
- the rlmN gene encoding 23S rRNA (adenine(2503)-C(2))-methyltransferase RlmN — translation MAKEGTPSIYDFSLDELKETLKPSFRAKQIYNWLYKQYASSYDEMKNIPKDLKEELEEKYPIDVMSILKKEVSTDGSIKYLFKLRDNLTVEAVLLLMKEKKKNEEGVIVRSEKYTVCVSSQVGCKVGCTFCLTAKGGFVRNLTVGEYIAQIVNIKRDNDIPANKSVNIVYMGMGEPLDNFKNFTRAVNVFSEEEGLSINKRRQTVSTSGVASKIEKLGEFDLGIQLAISLHAVDDDLRSELIPMNKAYNIQTIIDAVRKFPVDTRKKVMFEYLVIKGKNDSIEAAAKLIKLLNGINAKVNLIFFNPYPGTDYERPEVADMIRFKDYLNDRGLICTIRESKGIDISAACGQLKEKDANGLT, via the coding sequence ATGGCAAAAGAAGGAACACCCTCAATATATGACTTCTCACTTGATGAATTAAAAGAGACTTTAAAACCATCATTTAGAGCAAAGCAAATATATAACTGGTTATACAAGCAATACGCATCTTCGTATGATGAGATGAAAAATATACCAAAAGATTTGAAAGAAGAACTAGAAGAAAAATACCCTATTGATGTAATGAGTATTTTAAAAAAAGAAGTAAGTACTGATGGAAGTATTAAATATCTTTTTAAATTAAGAGATAATTTAACAGTTGAAGCTGTTTTATTACTTATGAAAGAAAAAAAGAAAAACGAAGAAGGTGTAATTGTCCGAAGTGAAAAATACACTGTTTGTGTTTCTTCACAAGTTGGATGTAAAGTAGGTTGTACTTTTTGTTTAACTGCAAAAGGTGGCTTTGTTAGAAACCTTACAGTTGGCGAGTATATTGCACAAATTGTAAATATTAAAAGAGATAATGATATCCCAGCTAATAAATCAGTAAACATAGTATATATGGGAATGGGTGAACCACTTGATAACTTTAAAAACTTTACACGTGCTGTAAATGTATTTAGTGAAGAAGAGGGATTATCTATTAATAAAAGAAGACAAACTGTTTCTACTTCTGGTGTTGCTTCTAAGATTGAGAAACTAGGAGAGTTTGATTTAGGAATACAATTAGCTATTTCACTTCATGCTGTTGATGATGACTTAAGATCTGAGTTAATTCCTATGAATAAAGCTTATAATATTCAAACTATTATTGATGCAGTTAGAAAATTCCCTGTTGATACAAGAAAAAAAGTGATGTTTGAATATCTTGTAATCAAGGGTAAAAATGACAGTATTGAAGCTGCTGCTAAATTAATTAAACTATTAAATGGTATAAATGCAAAAGTAAATCTAATTTTCTTTAATCCTTATCCAGGAACTGATTATGAAAGACCAGAAGTTGCTGATATGATTAGATTTAAAGACTATTTAAATGATAGAGGACTTATTTGTACTATTAGAGAATCAAAAGGTATAGATATCTCTGCAGCATGTGGACAGTTAAAAGAAAAGGATGCAAATGGGCTTACTTGA
- the gltX gene encoding glutamate--tRNA ligase, producing MAITRFAPSPTGYLHIGGLRTALYSYLWAKKTNGEFKLRIEDTDNARNNEDAVRAILEAFEWVGMPSDCEIEYQSKRVDIYKKYIAQLLEEGKAYKCYMSRDELDALRAKQEAAKENPRYDETWRPEEGKVLPQIPADIEPVIRIKAPKEGAITFEDGVKGSMKFEANQVDDFVIARANGMPIYNFVVAIDDHLMGMTDVLRGDDHLTNTPKQIVIYNALGFEVPKFFHMPMINNPQGKKLSKRDGAMDVMQYKADGYLPEALLNFLVRLGWSNGDQEVFSMDEMLELFDPNNINKSASSYNAEKLLWLNSEYIKAVSNDRLVEELKAFDLDLTHYNKKTEILDLAKQRAQTLIELKNAVNTILEVPTSYEAKGSKKFVKEGTVEFLNKYLVLLGENKDNLYSVDKVEAITKPFIEENGLKFPQLFQPIRIALTGGTQAPSVYDIISILGYDETRSRLDRAIEKNFDKE from the coding sequence ATGGCAATTACAAGATTTGCACCAAGTCCAACAGGATATTTACATATTGGAGGACTTAGAACTGCACTTTATTCTTATCTTTGGGCTAAAAAAACTAATGGTGAATTTAAATTAAGAATTGAAGATACAGATAATGCTAGAAATAATGAAGATGCTGTAAGAGCAATTTTAGAAGCTTTTGAATGGGTTGGAATGCCAAGTGACTGTGAGATTGAATACCAATCTAAAAGAGTAGATATTTATAAAAAATATATCGCACAACTTTTAGAAGAAGGTAAAGCTTATAAGTGTTACATGAGCAGAGATGAACTTGATGCTTTAAGAGCAAAACAAGAAGCTGCAAAAGAAAATCCAAGATATGATGAAACTTGGAGACCAGAAGAGGGTAAAGTATTACCTCAAATTCCTGCTGATATTGAACCAGTTATTAGAATTAAAGCTCCAAAAGAGGGTGCTATAACTTTTGAAGATGGTGTAAAAGGTTCTATGAAATTTGAAGCTAATCAAGTTGATGATTTTGTAATTGCTAGGGCAAATGGAATGCCTATTTATAACTTTGTTGTGGCTATTGATGACCATTTAATGGGAATGACTGATGTATTAAGAGGTGATGATCACTTAACTAATACTCCAAAGCAAATTGTAATTTATAATGCTCTAGGTTTTGAAGTACCAAAATTCTTCCATATGCCAATGATTAATAACCCTCAAGGTAAAAAACTATCTAAAAGAGATGGAGCTATGGATGTTATGCAATATAAAGCTGATGGTTATCTTCCAGAAGCTTTATTAAACTTTCTTGTTAGACTTGGTTGGTCAAATGGAGATCAAGAAGTATTCTCAATGGATGAAATGCTAGAACTGTTTGATCCAAATAATATTAATAAGTCAGCATCTTCATATAATGCAGAAAAACTTTTATGGTTAAACTCTGAATATATAAAAGCTGTTTCAAATGATAGATTAGTAGAGGAGTTAAAAGCTTTTGATTTAGATTTAACACACTACAATAAGAAAACAGAGATACTAGATTTAGCAAAACAAAGAGCACAAACTTTAATTGAATTAAAAAATGCTGTTAATACAATTTTAGAAGTACCAACTTCATATGAAGCAAAAGGAAGTAAAAAGTTTGTTAAAGAAGGAACAGTAGAGTTTTTAAATAAATATCTAGTATTATTAGGTGAAAATAAAGACAATTTATATTCAGTTGATAAAGTTGAAGCAATTACAAAACCATTTATTGAAGAGAATGGTTTAAAATTTCCTCAATTATTTCAACCAATTAGAATTGCATTAACAGGTGGAACACAAGCACCTTCTGTTTACGATATTATTTCTATTTTAGGTTACGATGAAACTCGGTCTAGACTTGATAGAGCAATAGAAAAGAACTTCGACAAAGAATAA
- a CDS encoding response regulator transcription factor, whose product MKILLLEDDSLLNEIIEEFLDELGHEVHTTFDGQEAIEAIYERSFDLLLLDVNVPSLNGFDLLKSLKERQIDIPSIYITSLHTSKDMQEGFDSGADDYIKKPFTLSELNLRINNIKRLRQIDNQEIKVLSQNFSYNYNTKDIIFENKQTHLSKTEAKVFEYLLKNKNKAVSIDEISLNNWVYDEVPTATTIRTYIKNLRKVLGKDMIITIKGIGYKLKL is encoded by the coding sequence ATGAAAATATTACTACTAGAAGATGATTCCTTATTAAATGAAATCATAGAAGAATTTTTAGATGAATTAGGACATGAAGTTCATACAACTTTTGATGGTCAAGAAGCAATTGAAGCTATTTATGAAAGATCATTTGATTTATTACTTCTTGATGTAAATGTACCTTCATTAAATGGTTTTGATTTATTGAAAAGCTTAAAAGAGCGTCAAATTGATATTCCAAGCATTTATATTACTTCTTTGCATACTTCGAAAGATATGCAAGAAGGGTTCGATTCTGGTGCTGATGATTATATTAAAAAACCTTTTACTTTAAGCGAATTAAATTTGCGTATTAATAATATAAAAAGATTAAGACAAATAGACAATCAAGAGATAAAAGTTTTAAGCCAAAACTTCTCATATAATTATAATACAAAAGATATAATCTTTGAAAATAAGCAAACTCATCTTTCAAAAACAGAAGCAAAAGTTTTTGAATATTTATTAAAAAATAAAAATAAAGCTGTCTCAATAGATGAAATTTCATTGAATAACTGGGTTTATGATGAAGTACCAACTGCTACAACTATTAGAACTTATATAAAAAACTTACGAAAAGTTTTAGGAAAAGATATGATAATTACTATAAAAGGGATAGGTTATAAACTGAAATTATAG
- a CDS encoding sensor histidine kinase, with product MLYSCKKYEKQEFYIKLTQSEKRTFIRFLGLYLGSSFFLILFIAILYFQNEKNVYFDLTKTKMQNIVSNIGSQVILAHMQGKTLDKSQFLKSDLYQISFYDKYKNKLYGNLEEKVDFSKKIIQKEKYFILVHDDDYGHLGIFHIAIKENLYYQKIIDLRNEIIILFLIIYSILGLIGFYLARLFLKPIKDEREKLNNFIKDTTHELNTPISAILMSLENEKLSKKQIERVRLGAIKVSDVYKDLTYIFLEERETKTNLEEISLKILIEKELKYFEVLAEKKKIIIDVNLEDLKYKIDESDFIRVFNNLLSNAIKYNKQNGSISVLLKERKLVIKDSGIGIDNDKIKDIFNRYYRATKDNGGFGLGLNIVKNICDEYNIKVDVHSKVKEETTFTLTF from the coding sequence ATGTTATACTCTTGCAAAAAATATGAAAAACAGGAGTTTTATATTAAATTAACACAAAGTGAAAAAAGAACATTTATAAGATTTCTTGGTCTATATTTAGGTAGTTCATTTTTTTTGATACTTTTTATTGCAATACTTTATTTTCAAAATGAAAAAAATGTATATTTTGATTTAACAAAAACAAAAATGCAAAATATTGTATCTAATATCGGATCACAAGTTATTCTTGCACATATGCAAGGTAAAACACTTGATAAATCTCAATTTTTAAAAAGTGACCTCTATCAAATATCATTTTATGACAAATATAAAAATAAGTTATATGGAAACTTAGAAGAAAAAGTTGATTTTTCAAAAAAGATTATTCAAAAAGAAAAATATTTTATTTTAGTGCATGATGATGATTATGGACATCTAGGAATATTTCATATTGCTATAAAAGAAAACTTATATTATCAAAAGATTATTGACTTAAGAAATGAAATCATAATTCTTTTTCTAATTATATATTCTATTTTGGGATTAATTGGATTCTATCTTGCTCGTTTATTTTTAAAACCAATAAAAGATGAAAGAGAAAAGTTAAACAACTTTATAAAAGACACTACCCATGAATTAAACACACCAATAAGCGCAATTTTAATGTCTTTGGAAAATGAAAAATTAAGTAAAAAACAAATTGAAAGAGTGCGCTTAGGTGCAATTAAAGTGAGTGATGTATATAAAGATTTAACATATATTTTTTTAGAAGAAAGAGAAACAAAGACTAACCTAGAAGAAATTTCTTTAAAAATTTTAATCGAAAAAGAATTGAAATACTTTGAAGTCTTAGCTGAAAAAAAGAAAATAATAATAGATGTTAACTTAGAAGACTTAAAATATAAAATTGATGAATCAGACTTTATTAGAGTTTTTAATAATCTCTTATCAAATGCTATAAAATATAATAAACAAAATGGTTCTATTAGTGTTTTATTAAAAGAAAGAAAACTTGTTATTAAAGATTCAGGTATTGGAATTGATAATGATAAAATTAAAGATATTTTTAATAGATATTATAGAGCTACAAAGGACAATGGTGGCTTTGGGTTAGGACTTAATATCGTAAAAAATATATGTGATGAATACAATATAAAAGTTGATGTTCATTCAAAAGTAAAAGAAGAAACTACTTTTACTCTTACTTTTTAA
- a CDS encoding FixH family protein, which produces MNLFKLLTILALTFGFLNAERIFQEGEKNGYKIVLKSEKSLVVGDNIFFVTLLKDGKNFTNAKVKAKFFMPEMPGMPYMEFKDKAKLIENKYQMKINFSMGGTWQYHLLFKTEDGKVHKIRSSVNL; this is translated from the coding sequence ATGAACTTATTCAAATTATTAACAATACTTGCTTTAACATTTGGTTTTTTAAATGCAGAACGAATCTTTCAAGAAGGTGAAAAAAATGGCTATAAAATTGTACTTAAATCAGAAAAGTCCTTAGTTGTTGGAGATAATATTTTCTTTGTCACTTTATTAAAAGATGGAAAAAACTTTACAAATGCAAAAGTTAAAGCAAAGTTTTTTATGCCAGAAATGCCTGGTATGCCATATATGGAATTTAAAGATAAAGCAAAATTAATTGAAAATAAATATCAAATGAAAATAAACTTTTCAATGGGTGGAACTTGGCAATATCATTTACTATTTAAAACAGAAGATGGAAAAGTACATAAAATAAGATCAAGTGTAAACTTATAG